A segment of the Candidatus Methylomirabilota bacterium genome:
CCCGGAGCATCAAGCCCCAGGCGGGCGTCGGCTCGGCGACGCCGAGCCCGAGGAACGACAGCGAGGCTTCCAGAAGGATGGCCTGCCCTTGGTAGGCCGTGAGCATGATCAGGTAGGGCGCCATCACGTTGGGGAGCATGTGGCGCAGGATGATGCGCCCGTGCCCGAAGCCGGCTGCCCGCGCCGCGTCGACGTACGGCATCTCGCGGATCGCCAGGGCGCTGGAGCGCGAGACCAGCGCGGCCCGGGGGATCATCGGAATCGTGATGGCCAGGATGACGTTGGTGACTCCCGTCCCGAGGATCGCGACGACGGCCAGCGCGAGGATGATCAGGGGGAAGGCCAGGAAGATGTCCATCACGCGCTGGAGCAGGAGGTCGACCCGGCCGCCGAAGTACGCGCTCGTCACGCCGAGCACGGCGCCGATGGTGGCACCGAAGAACGCGCAGGAGAAGCCGACGAGC
Coding sequences within it:
- a CDS encoding ABC transporter permease; the protein is MAIDRPAASVAEIPAVEEHRGWWAAVADFCRARPLGAIGAAIVVANLLLAIGADVVAPYDPLSTDYGAMLAAPSRAHWLGTDAFGRDVLSRIIYGSRTAMLVGFSCAFFGATIGAVLGVTSAYFGGRVDLLLQRVMDIFLAFPLIILALAVVAILGTGVTNVILAITIPMIPRAALVSRSSALAIREMPYVDAARAAGFGHGRIILRHMLPNVMAPYLIMLTAYQGQAILLEASLSFLGLGVAEPTPAWGLMLRGAAVQFAEAAPWMGVFPGLAISLAVFAFNLFGDSLRDALDPRLKTQ